The following proteins are co-located in the Marinomonas profundi genome:
- a CDS encoding helix-turn-helix domain-containing protein has translation MLNTRINAPKKSALVRVSEAHDADLHAGNLTNWQQEYDQTSRGRFYGRIVELPFDGLQVFCEHTSQALQQKCMVWPDSVWLGIPLADQAESRINGLTIKTNTIMCRPGDCDFQLSTPQDYDLYGLVVDRSKLIKMAAIHGVDLNWKELTEYGRLGVPNKTLEEVRFLLARLLCMQNKETPPRLQQDIVMMALLEVLKEETPQPAKTQSYYHRKKVVDCACQFLDHHLDEPVTVTQLCEVTNVSRRTLQYSFESILGVSPIQYLRISRLNGVRRALVQSKAGQSKAGQAKNTQSVSDIAAQWGFWHLSQFSKDYKQLFGESPSRTLIGLNG, from the coding sequence ATGTTGAATACAAGGATTAACGCACCAAAAAAGAGCGCTTTAGTTCGTGTGTCGGAAGCGCACGATGCCGACTTGCACGCGGGCAATCTGACTAACTGGCAACAAGAGTACGATCAAACCAGCCGTGGGCGTTTTTACGGTCGTATTGTTGAGCTGCCGTTTGATGGCTTGCAGGTGTTTTGCGAACATACCAGTCAGGCGTTACAGCAAAAGTGCATGGTGTGGCCGGATTCGGTTTGGTTGGGGATTCCTCTTGCCGACCAAGCAGAGAGTCGAATCAATGGCTTAACCATTAAAACCAACACCATTATGTGTCGGCCGGGCGACTGCGATTTTCAGCTTTCTACACCACAAGACTATGATTTATATGGCTTAGTAGTGGATCGCTCAAAACTAATTAAAATGGCAGCGATTCATGGGGTAGATCTGAATTGGAAAGAACTCACCGAATATGGTCGCCTTGGTGTGCCGAACAAAACCTTAGAGGAAGTGCGTTTTTTACTGGCGCGTTTGCTTTGCATGCAAAACAAAGAAACACCACCACGATTGCAGCAAGACATTGTTATGATGGCGCTGCTCGAAGTACTCAAAGAAGAAACCCCACAGCCGGCTAAAACACAAAGCTATTATCACCGTAAAAAAGTGGTCGATTGTGCTTGTCAGTTTTTGGATCACCACCTTGATGAACCTGTCACCGTGACGCAATTGTGTGAAGTCACCAACGTAAGCCGACGCACCTTACAGTACAGCTTTGAAAGCATCCTTGGCGTGAGTCCAATACAATACTTGCGCATTAGCCGCTTAAATGGCGTCCGTCGTGCATTAGTACAATCTAAAGCGGGACAATCTAAAGCAGGACAGGCTAAAAACACTCAATCCGTCAGCGATATCGCCGCCCAATGGGGCTTTTGGCACTTGAGTCAATTTTCAAAAGACTACAAACAACTGTTTGGTGAAAGCCCTTCTAGAACACTCATAGGCTTGAATGGTTGA
- the eutC gene encoding ethanolamine ammonia-lyase subunit EutC: MSQDIPKSNKSFPTHPHASAVTGKEELISKKEEPVTENPWSKLKAFTDARVGLGRSGISVPTKHLLAFQLAHAQAIDAVHTQLDADGLADQLMAQDWAQDWMKHCAPLLLHSRATDRATYLQRPDYGRRLDDASANKLDEHRASTSQEYDLAIVVVDGLSSLAIEQNTLPFLQALSSYIKGWNLAPICFVKQGRVAIGDDVCERLHAKCVLVLVGERPGLSSPDSLGLYLTWGGKVGYTDAYRNCISNVRPAGLVYQEAARKAFYLLNEARTLKLSGVKLKDRSDDDLIMDTSKESKNFLIS; encoded by the coding sequence ATGAGCCAAGATATTCCTAAATCTAATAAGTCTTTCCCAACGCATCCACACGCGTCAGCTGTTACTGGAAAAGAAGAACTGATCTCCAAAAAAGAAGAACCAGTGACGGAAAACCCGTGGAGCAAGCTTAAAGCCTTTACTGACGCTCGGGTTGGCTTGGGACGCTCTGGTATCAGTGTACCAACCAAACATTTATTAGCGTTTCAGCTGGCTCATGCCCAAGCCATCGACGCGGTTCACACGCAACTCGATGCCGATGGTTTAGCAGATCAATTAATGGCTCAGGATTGGGCCCAAGATTGGATGAAACACTGCGCCCCCCTACTCTTGCACAGTCGCGCGACGGACCGCGCAACCTATTTACAGCGTCCAGATTATGGCCGCAGGCTGGATGACGCATCCGCTAATAAACTAGACGAACATCGGGCGTCTACCTCACAAGAATACGATCTAGCGATTGTCGTCGTCGATGGCTTGTCGTCTTTGGCGATTGAACAAAATACCTTACCGTTTTTACAAGCTCTTTCTAGCTATATCAAGGGCTGGAACCTCGCACCTATCTGCTTTGTTAAACAAGGCCGCGTCGCCATTGGTGACGATGTGTGTGAGCGCCTACACGCCAAATGCGTCTTGGTATTAGTCGGTGAACGTCCGGGGCTGAGCTCGCCCGATAGCTTAGGCTTGTATCTCACTTGGGGCGGTAAAGTGGGTTATACCGATGCCTACCGCAACTGCATTTCCAACGTTCGACCTGCGGGCTTGGTCTATCAGGAAGCCGCGCGCAAAGCCTTTTATTTATTAAACGAAGCACGAACCCTGAAACTGTCTGGCGTCAAACTCAAAGACAGATCAGACGATGATTTAATTATGGACACCAGCAAGGAGTCGAAGAACTTCCTCATCTCTTGA
- a CDS encoding ethanolamine ammonia-lyase subunit EutB → MSHPHSTYQSRHFQFSNRVGERTFGFVDLADLMAKATPARSGDRLAGVAAESAEERAIAQMTLADVPLKLFLEQALVPYEEDEITRLILDDHDKSAFSVISHLTVGGFRDWLLSDLATSEVLIQIRPGVTPEMAAAVSKIMRNQDLILVAKKCHVKTAFRNTIGLPGHLSTRLQPNHPTDDLTGIAASMLDGLLYANGDAVIGINPATDNVQQATRLIKMMDEVIQHYEIPTQSCVLTHVTNTIECIEQGAPVDLVFQSIGGTQATNDSFGFNLATLAEAQAAALSLNRGTVGNNVMYFETGQGSALSANANHGLDQQTCEARAYAVARKFNPLLVNTVVGFIGPEYLYDGKEITRAGLEDHFCGKLLGLPMGCDVCYTNHAEADQNDMDNLLTLLGVAGCTFVMGIPGSDDIMLNYQTTSFHDALYARRVLGLKPSPEFDLWLAKMEIFKNNEQFILNHQVPDAFHQSLHKMIGGKS, encoded by the coding sequence ATGAGTCATCCACATTCCACTTATCAATCTCGCCATTTTCAATTCAGTAATAGGGTAGGAGAACGCACCTTCGGCTTTGTCGATCTTGCGGATTTAATGGCCAAAGCCACCCCTGCCCGTTCGGGTGATCGCTTAGCTGGGGTGGCTGCCGAAAGCGCCGAAGAACGCGCCATCGCACAAATGACACTAGCCGATGTGCCGCTTAAACTGTTCCTTGAACAAGCCCTCGTTCCCTACGAAGAAGACGAAATTACCCGACTCATATTAGACGATCATGACAAAAGCGCCTTTTCTGTGATTTCACATCTGACGGTGGGCGGTTTTCGTGATTGGTTATTAAGCGATTTGGCCACCAGCGAGGTGCTGATTCAGATTCGTCCCGGCGTGACACCAGAAATGGCCGCTGCGGTGAGTAAAATCATGCGCAATCAGGATTTGATTCTAGTAGCGAAAAAATGCCATGTAAAAACCGCGTTTCGTAACACCATTGGTTTGCCGGGGCATTTGTCGACACGTTTGCAACCAAACCATCCGACCGATGATTTAACCGGCATCGCCGCCAGCATGTTGGACGGTTTGCTCTACGCCAATGGCGATGCGGTAATTGGTATTAACCCTGCCACCGACAACGTGCAGCAAGCCACACGCTTGATCAAGATGATGGACGAAGTCATCCAGCATTATGAAATCCCGACTCAATCCTGCGTTTTAACTCACGTAACCAACACCATTGAATGCATTGAACAAGGCGCGCCGGTCGACTTGGTGTTCCAATCGATTGGCGGCACCCAAGCCACCAACGACAGTTTTGGTTTTAACCTTGCCACGCTGGCCGAAGCCCAAGCGGCGGCCTTATCGTTGAATCGCGGCACGGTTGGCAATAATGTGATGTATTTCGAAACAGGCCAAGGCAGCGCCTTGTCGGCCAATGCCAATCACGGTCTAGATCAGCAAACCTGCGAAGCGCGCGCCTATGCGGTAGCGCGCAAGTTCAATCCGCTATTGGTGAATACCGTGGTGGGTTTTATCGGCCCTGAATATTTGTACGACGGCAAAGAAATCACCCGCGCGGGTCTGGAAGATCACTTTTGTGGCAAATTGCTGGGATTACCCATGGGCTGCGACGTGTGCTACACCAATCACGCCGAAGCAGACCAGAACGACATGGATAATTTACTGACACTGTTAGGGGTCGCAGGCTGCACTTTTGTTATGGGCATTCCGGGTTCTGATGACATCATGCTGAACTATCAAACCACCTCGTTTCACGATGCCTTGTACGCTCGCCGAGTGTTGGGATTAAAACCGTCACCAGAATTTGATCTCTGGTTAGCCAAGATGGAAATCTTCAAAAACAACGAGCAATTTATCCTCAATCATCAGGTGCCTGACGCCTTTCATCAATCACTGCATAAGATGATTGGAGGCAAGTCATGA
- a CDS encoding DUF1801 domain-containing protein: MEVQSKFDQYPIHIKPLLENLRELILEVAESLSLGDVEETLKWGEPSYLVKGGSTIRIDWKEKSPEQYFIFFNCNTKLIDTFRELYSEELEFQGNRAIILNARNSIPLHILRHCIELAMKYKSVKHKPLLGA, encoded by the coding sequence ATGGAAGTTCAAAGTAAGTTTGATCAATACCCAATTCATATAAAACCGCTTCTCGAAAACCTTCGAGAGTTAATTCTTGAAGTGGCAGAAAGCCTCAGCCTTGGTGATGTTGAAGAAACATTAAAGTGGGGAGAACCCAGCTACCTCGTGAAAGGTGGAAGCACTATCAGGATTGACTGGAAAGAAAAGTCTCCTGAACAATATTTTATATTTTTTAACTGCAATACGAAGTTGATAGATACTTTCCGAGAATTATATTCCGAAGAGCTTGAGTTTCAAGGTAACAGGGCAATTATTTTAAATGCCAGAAATTCTATTCCATTGCATATCCTCAGACATTGCATTGAGCTTGCAATGAAATACAAGAGCGTCAAGCACAAACCACTCTTGGGTGCTTAG
- a CDS encoding HPP family protein — MFISLCRNIARFIGVEINKTSHFERFLSGITACIALAGVFYISGLFLSLPDSLLVVASIGASAVLLFAIPHGALSQPWPFVAGHLISAFIGISFYQAFGASFMIGAMAVGTSIIAMHYLGCLHPPGGSTALFCVIGGSSLHAMGYEFLLYPLLSNLLAMLLLAFILNNAFYWRRYPSFLNASLRNEKNEKHLFEVDDLYHVLEAEDVFIDVSAEELMHIYNAAREKAKVRHKGLVSKLPK; from the coding sequence ATGTTCATCTCGTTATGTCGTAATATCGCTCGATTTATTGGTGTTGAAATCAATAAAACCTCCCACTTTGAACGCTTTCTCTCTGGTATAACAGCATGCATTGCCTTGGCTGGTGTGTTTTATATTTCGGGTTTGTTTTTGTCGTTGCCGGATTCGCTGCTGGTAGTGGCGTCGATTGGCGCCAGCGCGGTTTTATTGTTCGCGATTCCCCATGGCGCCTTGTCACAACCATGGCCGTTTGTCGCTGGACACCTTATTTCAGCGTTTATTGGCATTAGCTTTTATCAGGCGTTTGGTGCGTCCTTCATGATTGGGGCAATGGCGGTTGGCACATCGATTATCGCCATGCATTACCTAGGTTGCCTACACCCACCCGGAGGATCAACCGCCTTGTTTTGTGTGATAGGCGGCAGCAGCCTACATGCCATGGGCTACGAGTTTTTGCTGTACCCATTGTTGAGCAATTTATTGGCGATGCTACTGCTCGCTTTTATACTGAATAACGCCTTTTATTGGCGCCGTTACCCTTCCTTTTTAAACGCTTCCTTGCGTAACGAAAAGAACGAAAAACACCTTTTTGAGGTGGATGACCTCTATCACGTATTAGAAGCTGAAGATGTCTTTATTGACGTGAGCGCAGAAGAACTTATGCACATTTACAACGCAGCGAGAGAGAAGGCTAAAGTCCGCCATAAAGGCCTTGTATCCAAATTGCCGAAGTAG
- a CDS encoding LysR family transcriptional regulator, producing MRFKCNNIAFKIDHMDIEQAKTFLEIIHSGTFARAAERLHVTQTTVTARVQALEAALSCRLFTRNRAGAKLTKHGEAFVTPAKNMLEAWEQAKQICGHSAHHIQQTLNIGGEISLWNPILIDWLFALNDAMPQWLVNSQVATTDLLYQSLQKKEIDAIIVHSPRYLTGLVVEQIAEEKLIHVASCKQPSPDLFIDWGEEFSHQFDRCIPFNRQTAMQFSLGPMALRYLLAKGGNGYFRTRVVEKYIQEGRLKKVNGATEFTYPIYLIYHKNNPLGESFEQAKAQLFETIKAFSNWSI from the coding sequence ATGAGGTTTAAATGCAATAATATTGCATTTAAAATCGATCATATGGACATTGAACAAGCCAAAACGTTTCTAGAAATCATTCATTCAGGGACCTTTGCTCGTGCTGCTGAACGCCTGCATGTTACGCAAACCACGGTAACGGCAAGAGTACAAGCGTTAGAAGCCGCGCTGAGTTGTCGCCTATTCACTCGTAATAGAGCGGGAGCCAAGCTGACCAAACATGGGGAAGCCTTTGTCACACCGGCCAAAAACATGCTGGAAGCGTGGGAGCAAGCAAAGCAAATTTGCGGCCATTCTGCCCATCACATTCAACAGACACTCAACATTGGCGGGGAAATAAGCTTGTGGAACCCAATCTTGATTGATTGGCTGTTTGCGCTTAATGACGCCATGCCACAGTGGCTCGTCAATAGCCAGGTTGCCACCACAGACCTGCTTTATCAGTCTCTACAAAAGAAAGAAATAGATGCCATTATTGTTCACAGCCCACGCTATTTAACCGGATTGGTTGTCGAACAAATCGCCGAAGAAAAGCTCATCCACGTCGCCTCGTGCAAACAGCCAAGCCCTGATTTATTCATTGATTGGGGTGAAGAATTTTCACATCAATTTGATCGCTGTATCCCCTTTAACCGCCAAACGGCGATGCAATTTTCTCTTGGTCCTATGGCGCTAAGATACTTGCTGGCAAAAGGTGGCAATGGCTACTTTCGCACCCGAGTGGTCGAGAAATATATCCAGGAAGGACGGCTGAAAAAAGTGAATGGCGCCACCGAGTTTACCTACCCCATTTATCTTATTTATCATAAGAACAATCCATTAGGAGAGAGTTTCGAACAGGCAAAAGCGCAGCTCTTCGAGACGATAAAAGCCTTTTCGAATTGGTCTATCTAG